agattgtgaataaaaaagtggtgtgttttattcaccccagcaacgtttcaatccaacTCAATGGGATCTTGAGAATTTAAAGAAATATAATGTGTTATTTAATATTTATCTTGTCTTAAAATCCCTGGTTTAACTCCTTATTCTAtactgcagtagtagtagtagtagtagtagtagtagtagtagtagtagtagtagtagtagtagtagtagcagcagcagcagcatcagcagcagtagcagtagtagtagtagtagtagtagtagtagtagtagtagcagcagcagcagcagcagcagcagtagcagtagtagtagtagtagtagtagtagtagtagtagtagcagcagcagcagcagcagcagcagtagcagtagtagtagtagtagtagtagtagtagtagtagtagcagcagcagcagcagcagcagcagtagcagtagtagtagtagtagtagtagtagtagtagtagtagttgtagtgatTGCCAGCCTCtctctttttttaaatgtaatgagACGTTGTCCATACCCTACCACAAACTAGTAGTGTTACCTTGTCAAGTCATGATCTGCTACCATAATTATTCTCAGCAGAATGGGAAATTAGCAATATTTGCCGGTTCTGATTATCAATTAACAGACTTATAGAATAATTATTAATTGTATTTCATCCAGAATAAGGGCTTAATATTCTGTAGTCGTCATTAAGAGCTTTACTGGGGATGTACAAGACATTGAGTAGAAGTATTTAAAGGCTTTGAAAGGAATTCAGATATTATGTATAATATAAACAATATGTTTCTAGAACAATAAGCTATATTAGTATATCCATAAAGGTTATAacattattaaaaatataaatgtgAAATCTCCAAAGACAAAATGTGTTTTAATACTATTACTTGTCTGGAAATAAATAACAGTTGACATTTGCATCGTGTTAAGCTAGTTGGTTTTCTATCCTTGACTGTCTTTACATGACTAGAACTATTACCTCTAAACTAGGAGAAGTAACTACTGAATCTATTGTTGCGGTAGACTGGTGAATGCCACCAtccatttcttgaaaatgtgttacacaaggaTTACATTTGTGTAAAGGTTGTGAATTCTTTACCATTTACAACAGTGTATGAATTAAAATTGATAGTTCATTTAATAAGCTTGCAAGTGCAACATAACTTGCTATCCAATATAATAGTTGCAAGCAATAAAATGCAACCCCAGGAATCCAGGATGACAcatagtgttgttattattattataggaatGGCTTCTATCGATTGCTATTTTTGCCTTTACTATTGATTAATTGAGATCTGTTTGAAAACAAAACTGTTATGTTTGTCATGGCTTAAGATGGAGGTGTGGATAGGCCCTCAGATAAACTCCAGTTGAATGTTCCCCTGGTTAAACGTAAACCAGTACCCCAGATCTACAAATAACAGTACTAACTACTGTACCATTGTGCTGCCCTTTTTATAGTCTTGACGGTTGTATAATGTAATAAGTCTTTACCATTAAGAAAAATGAGCAAGAAATTGGCACCGCAGTTTGGAATTCTTTATGTTGAGCCATATTCTTTAGCTTTATGTAATTTCTGTAAGATTTGATAAAGGGTGATACCCAAACATAGCAATGTGTATTCAGTTTCATAGCTCATAGAAGGGTTGTTAGGCTATATCTGACCTGTACAAGCATGGCATCATCTTGTTTGCCTCTGATAAAAGTATTCTAACCAGACATAAACCAATGTAAACATAAACTAGTCAATAACGGCACAATGCAAGAGTACAATAAAGagatctgaaataaaaaaaaaagtaatacgaTTTGTCTATATTTCTAAACATTGAAAAATCAGCCATGATACTTTATTGTTTTAGTCCTTCAAACCCCCAACGTACTTCAATAagaaattacatttattaaacCCAATGCTCTGGTCGATGATATACAGTATGCTTCAATAGGGTTCTACAATACTTCAGCCAAGGTTGATGGTTCATACATGTTAAGAAAATgcaatgaaagtcaatagtatttATAGCAAGTACTTGTCAGGAAGCACATGCACAACCTTGTCACTTTGATCAAAAGCTTAACAAGATCTTGCAATAATAATATGTGCATATTAAGTTCATTCTACCCATGATTACTTTGAGTATATCCTTCTAGCTATTATGTCACAACATTGAAGATATCTTACATCCATCAATATATTTCTTATTGGTGAGTTGACAACCTGTAACTGGTGAACACAAAGAGATTGTTCAACAAGCTAAACACTGACTTACATAATTTAATGAATAGTATGAGCAGAAATCAAGCAATTAAATCAATATGGAGCTCCCTAGTAGTAAATTGTTTGCAATCCATCCCTTATAACTTTGACTTACTTGAATGGAAGTGGTGTTTCGAGCCTTTATGCTGAAATAATATTAATGGAATTTTccgatttagaaaacccattttcaaacagCCTATTAGGACATTCTGAGGGCTGCAAGGACCCAGGATATCTGTGCATTATATGGACAGCCCATTTATTTTAATAGGCAATATGTAATGCTTCTTTTCACCTGTGCTGGAATTACATGGGAATCAATCACTTGCTGCTGATCATTGGGGTCTCAGCACTAAGACGCCTTGTGTTCAGATTATTTTCAGGTTACCCTTTATCCAAAAAAGGGATTGACAAGATGTATTTTCATAACTATTTCTGGGGAGATATGAGTGTTTACAGACAGAGAATGTATGATATATTTATTTGTCTTTGTTAAGCTGCTTATAGTATGACTCACAACTGTCCAAGAGTGTTATTGTAACTAATGTAAAAAGGAATGATTTATACTAGAAATACTTTAGAAATTTTTAAAATGTACTCTCCAGTAGTTCTcatataaataatacatataacTTCTTTTAGGCTAGGAAACAGATTGTCATTTGAGGGAACAAATGAAGCAGATCAGACGCAGGGGACATTAAAACAAGATGCAGACATTTTGCAGAACACTCTTCCAGAGAATGACAAGTTTTTTCTGGACATGGCCCAAGGAGTTGGCAGGTATACCACATGTATGAGCTGTATGTTATCTTTGTCttgattaggcttcgttcacatttgcaacAGGGCTCTGTTCCGGCGTTCCCATAGAACGGAACCCTGtctgaaacaaacggaagccatgatttcaatggtgacggatccggtgcaaatagtttccgtttgtctcagttgtgcaaaggttccatcattttgatggaatgaataccgtagtcgactgcgctattgattctgtcaaaacgacggagcccttgaataactgtgacaaacggaaaccatttgcatcggatccatcaccattgaaatcaaacctatggtttccgtttgtttcagacagggttctgttctgacagaaagctccggTGGAACAccagaaccctgacgcagatgtgaatgaagcctaaactGTGAATACTTTGCTGTGGTTGCTGTGATAGTAAACATCAGTAGATACCCTATACATTCACTGTCAAAAGTATTACTTATGTTCATTTTAGTTCCCCCTGAAATCATGAATTTTCTATAGTTCTAAGTGGAGTTTCGAAATGCATAATtcaaatttcattatttatctTATTATATATCATTATGCAAATTTCAATTTTAATTTTCTGTAATCGAAAACTTTAGCTGCATATAGGCATTTGTTACATAGTAAATCCTCTAGTTTCTAGACCCAAGCCAAGTTTTATTGCTGTCTCTAGATTTTAGTGCACAAAACCACCAGCATGTTTTTAGACTGCTAGGGTGTTGCATCCTAAAGATGCGCCTCTCAAACACTGCCCGTTATATCATTTTATCTAAAAAGAAGTTATAAAGTACTGGAGCAAAGTCCTGAGATGAGTCCAGTGGCATCCTGCACATACCGAATGAAGTCAGGCGCACTGTCCCCGACTTTAATTGCACACTGCGCTAGCACAGGATGCCGTTGCAGTTATCTCAGGACTCTTCATTAATttataacttctttttagacCAAATGCTAAAACAAATagttttgagaggggcatgtttGGGACTTGAAACCCCAGCAGTATAACCTCCTAAAATCAtgagacaggttccctttaacaattTCCCATTGTCGCCAGTGGTTCCTTGGCAGAAAGCTTCACTTAAAGGTTAGGAATGATGGGTAGATCTTCAACTCATTCAAAGATACTTGGCATTGAGTGGATAACACATTTAACAAAAATAAGCCATTTAATCCTTTCTCTCCGCTCACATTCATATTGAATTATCATGCGTAGGCAACTGCAATACACACTGTAGAAAACTTGGCACAATGTTTGATCTTACAGTACAAATGGAGGGAGTATGTGCATTGTCTATGCAATGAGGTGTGCTTTCTTCCAGTCTCAAATGTGTGACTGATAGATGTTAGTAGGGGTTGTTTAtgatggaaaaaacaaaacaaatgataTTATTATCAGTAGAAGTACAGaagaagaaaagtaaaaaaattttcaTGAATATGTTTTATATGTAATACTTCAAAATACTTGACCATTAGAGTTATGTAAAAATGACACATTTAAACTTTTCTTTGTTATTATGCCAGAACATCACGACACGCTGATGGACTTTTCACTAGTGGATACAGTAAGCTCTTGGGTCAACTGTCTGCAAGAAGATATTTAGAATCTCTAATTGGCAAAAGAGTGAGGTGAGATTTAATGGTGAATCTGTTATAAAACGAAGTTTACAAACCATtataaagtccaaaaatacaTTTCTTAGGCGGAAGTcagtaaaatgttaaaaaataatccttaaaaaaaagacagaaagtTGAATTTGATTTTGTGATTTTAAGTAAAGTCAATAATTGAGCCCCAAACCAGACacatttgtattatttattgcttgGTGCAAACATGAACTAACTGGGTGAATTTCCAGTTACACCACACATGCCCAGTTGAGAATGTCAGATAGCCTGTTTACCTTAGCATCATGGTTTCTGTTCTTAATGGATCCATGACAGCTTTGACAGATATGAATTCAAACAGATTCCAACAAATCCTTATGGATCCTATTGACTTTACTGGATTCAAAAGTTTTCCGtcgggtttcattttttccccagCAAGAGCAGCACTGCAGATTGCACTACTGCCATCAAAAAGCAACAGAACACTGACAGAATGAGATCTAGCACCAGTTTGAACAACCTTTTTCCAACCAATGGTGTACCTTTAGCCTGTAGTATATACTTTCTTTTAGTTCAGATATGAATTATCATATGACATGTTCATAAATATGTTGCAGATTAAGGCACAACTATGTTGTACAAAGAACAGTGTTGACGTTGATAATTACAGTATGTAGATGTGTGAAGAAATGCAATGTTTAAAACACAGCCCCCTTCTTATAATACAACAGATAAATGAGATTGTCACTGGACAAAAATTCAAAGTTTTATTTTTAGGAGTCAATAAAATGTGTAATAAACCTAACCAGACACAATATTTGACACATATGtaagaaaaaaattgttaaaaaatgtttttagaaaATTAGAAGCATTCCAAATTGTTAGTAAAAAACAATTAATAGGGCTATCATTTAGAAAACTCCAATAATTCACTCAGTGTCTCGAAAAAATAAATGGACTAAAGTAAGGTTGGCAATGTGTGTAAAAGGTACATGTAAAGAATAATTCAACTTTTTTCAAGCATCACACAAGTAATTTATGTGTGACCTTCGTTTTGATGTCTTAAAACAATAtttaaaattattaataatataattgtcaataaaaattatttctcTACAAATATGTAAAGGAAAATAATTCATTGAAATGTATGTTACGCTCATTTTAGCTTTTAATTATGTATTTATCAATTTGGTCCTATTTTTCCCTAAACCAGTAACAATGTTGTGGAAGATCCAGTTCCTGTAAAGCGTCACTCAGATGCCGTTTTTACTGATAACTACAGTCGATTTAGGAAGCAGATGGCCGTAAAGAAGTACTTAAACTCAGTTCTCACTGGAAAAAGAAGGTGAGTAGCAGAAGGACTTTAATTAAAATATCTGAGAACTGAGAACTGAGAACTGCAGAGGGGCAAAAACATCTACTTAGTCATGATTGTCATTATCTTGAGGGATTAATTTAGATACTTTGCAGACAAGTGAAATGATTGCTATGTGCTGCAACTAATGAAAGAATCCATATAAAGAACCCTTTTATTTTTCGCATTGTCGCAATGGCTTTTAATATTTCAAAATCTGAGATTTTTATATCCACCTACTTTAACTTTGCATGCTCTTTTGCTTATtaccaaatttttgctaattttcaacTGGATATGAGACTAAAAAtggattttacttttattatttatatttattatagtcCCTTGAAGAATTTATTTGACTTTATATGAAGCAAATGAGAATTATATTTCAAGCTACAACACTTACCACAGTTAAGAGACTGTACAAAATGCTATACATTTTACATATTCTGTATAAGGTGTAGAGAGAAACAATTGTAGTCTACAAACAATGAATCATATAATAATCGCATGTAGACTGAAAGTAAAATGTTAATAAAACACAATTTTGGGGTTTATCATATGATATGAAATGCATGCTATAATATACATACCTCTAGGTCCAGGTTCTTTTAGCCAGGTGTCACCGAACATCATGCACTGCCTCCTAACACAGATGTCTATATGACTGGGTGGAGCAAATGTAGTATTCCCTTGCAATTGGATGAGTTATGTTCAGCTGAAAAAGGGAACTTAGCTCCTATTGTACAAATAGGTGGTAACTATCATATAAAGCAAACTACCTCTCATATTTCATAGTCAAGAGGATATCAATCCTTCAAGCCTTCGAGAAGATGCTGACCTAAATCAAGCTCCATATTCCGAAAACTATGATGATGCCACCATTGATGAATTGCTGAACCACCTACCATTGGTATGTCATTGCTAATGATATTTCCTTATTGAGCCTCAATTCATCATACAGTAGCTTAGTTACTATCAtgttacttttttacatttttttgttttaatgatTCCCATCCTTTTTGGCCTTTTAAAACCCAGACACTAGCTTATATACTGTATTGCCTTATAGGCATACCTCTGTCTAAAGGTTCAGCCATTTCAGAGtcattaaaggggtactcccatctcagacatttatggtatattcaatggatattccataaatgtctgacagatgctggtgccacctctgggagccacacctatctttagaacggtGCTCCCTGACCCCAACCAACCTAATGCTGCTGCTGTTGCTGGGCTCCGACCACTGAGGGAGTTTCCTGTGTTACATTGTTTCTGTAATTCCCATTCACATCTAtaggagttctggaaacagcatagcaaaatGCACTCAGTTGTTTATGGAAAATCTGGCCACCTCATCAGTCAGTGCCCTGAGCCCAATGACAGATGCAGAATGTAGGACGGCGTTTAAAGGCCCCCGTTTTTGAGATAGTTGCAGGTTTCAGAGGTGGGACTTGCACTTTATCGGACACTTAcagtatggcatatcctgtggatatgccataaatgtctaaaatcagaatacccctttaaggctcagtgAGATTACTTACTAAGGCAGGATTGTATAGCGCACAGTAAAATAACCCCCATATTTACTGCTTTACTTTACTTCAAACCCTCTTGTATATTTACAAATTCCCATGACCAATTGTATAATAAGCCTTTAATTACAATGTCAGCATcaaggcaattgtgttttatattttgtaaaaaatataatagttaTATTGTTCATGGAAGGACTTAGAAGTAAAGGACACAACATCTGATTCATGTAATGTTTATTTTAGCTGATAATCTGTGATTCTTTATGTTTAATCTGCCATCTTGGACGTGAATACCCAACTGAATACTAAGACCTACAGTATATTATTTACAATGATTATTTTGATAACGTTGGTTGTAATTACTCTAGGttactgaaagaaaactatttCAAAACTAGTAAGTCTTGTAGCCCTCAGCAGTCGGGGCTTTGTTTTGGTCCCCTTCATGTCTGTAATGTTTCCATACAAGTGTTAAGTAATGATGTCACAACAAGTTTCTCACGATGTGATAATGAACAGGGGTGTACATACCATGTATGCAACCGGTGTGGCTGCAAAGGAGCCTGCCGCCACTATAAAAGAATGGAGTTCCTTTTATTGTATTCTAGATTGAATCCAAGGAACTGTATAACTGCACACTGGTGAAGGTGATCACCTCGCTCTGGACAAATTTAAGATTGGACACCAAAGAGCTTACATACTGTTCCTGAACAAAGGCCTTCTTCCATCCATGTCTGCCACTGAATATAAATGCCTTGAATGTGCA
This genomic stretch from Rhinoderma darwinii isolate aRhiDar2 chromosome 4, aRhiDar2.hap1, whole genome shotgun sequence harbors:
- the VIP gene encoding VIP peptides codes for the protein MEHRIIFHLMGLFMLFSVFYLRAQALPPMGTYSNSRLGNRLSFEGTNEADQTQGTLKQDADILQNTLPENDKFFLDMAQGVGRTSRHADGLFTSGYSKLLGQLSARRYLESLIGKRVSNNVVEDPVPVKRHSDAVFTDNYSRFRKQMAVKKYLNSVLTGKRSQEDINPSSLREDADLNQAPYSENYDDATIDELLNHLPLNL